One stretch of Hymenobacter chitinivorans DSM 11115 DNA includes these proteins:
- a CDS encoding DUF6252 family protein, with amino-acid sequence MKTLLTPVALLRILLLSSLVGLAACGSKDSEDPTPDPAATAATNEVHWKISGTEYVARDIAQAQAHYRPTTADNLPATAKDMVIIANDGKNYQLTLLMTNFTGVGTYTMTSAGGTNGGFTLMDGSKLTYSSMWSAKAPAGQFVVTEFDAAKSILKGTFSFNARVRISSGVYGSDQDVTSGTFSFKSLVKY; translated from the coding sequence ATGAAAACATTACTTACTCCCGTTGCCTTGCTCCGCATTCTGCTGCTGAGCTCCCTGGTCGGATTAGCCGCCTGCGGCAGCAAAGACAGTGAAGACCCCACGCCAGACCCTGCGGCCACCGCGGCTACGAACGAGGTGCACTGGAAAATCAGTGGCACCGAATACGTGGCCCGCGACATTGCCCAGGCCCAGGCCCATTACCGGCCCACTACCGCCGACAACCTGCCCGCCACGGCCAAGGATATGGTCATCATTGCCAACGACGGCAAAAACTACCAGCTGACGCTGCTCATGACCAACTTCACCGGCGTGGGCACCTACACCATGACCTCGGCGGGCGGTACCAACGGCGGCTTTACCCTCATGGACGGCTCGAAGCTGACCTACAGCTCCATGTGGTCGGCCAAGGCGCCGGCGGGGCAGTTTGTGGTAACTGAGTTTGATGCTGCCAAGTCGATCCTGAAAGGCACCTTCAGCTTTAACGCCCGGGTGCGCATTTCCAGCGGCGTGTACGGCTCCGACCAGGACGTGACCAGCGGCACGTTCAGCTTTAAGTCGCTGGTTAAATACTAG